A single region of the Halarcobacter mediterraneus genome encodes:
- a CDS encoding YceI family protein encodes MKLKLLFSLSLLFALVSANAYELNGDLNVKWTGFKTAKKVGVSGTFKDINLEIKKSDNFSEFLKSANVKINTLSFDSGLDVRNKSIVSTLFSLKSSEEISGAITEVNTENKTLTLKLTMNQVTKNISMTYDVNNGSIIAKGQIDVLDFNMSEPYAKFAKACFDLHEGKSYSEVHIAFTLPFKN; translated from the coding sequence ATGAAGTTAAAACTATTATTTAGTTTAAGTCTTTTATTTGCTTTAGTATCAGCAAATGCCTATGAGTTAAATGGAGATTTAAATGTAAAGTGGACAGGCTTTAAAACAGCAAAAAAAGTGGGTGTTTCTGGTACTTTTAAAGATATCAATCTTGAAATCAAAAAAAGTGATAACTTTTCAGAGTTTTTAAAAAGTGCAAATGTAAAAATAAATACTCTAAGTTTTGATTCTGGACTTGATGTTAGAAATAAAAGTATTGTATCTACACTGTTTTCTTTAAAAAGTTCAGAAGAAATTTCAGGAGCTATAACAGAAGTAAATACTGAAAATAAAACTTTAACATTGAAACTAACAATGAACCAAGTTACAAAAAACATTTCTATGACTTATGATGTAAATAATGGAAGTATTATAGCAAAAGGTCAAATTGACGTTTTAGATTTCAATATGAGTGAACCATATGCAAAATTTGCAAAAGCTTGTTTTGATTTACACGAAGGAAAAAGTTATTCAGAAGTACATATAGCTTTTACTCTTCCCTTTAAAAACTAA
- a CDS encoding TonB-dependent receptor, protein MSLLKKSLIAPSLALLLASSLYAKDKFNISTTNLSDAIQQISETAKIPYIVDMNILKNKSANKVEDEESLEEALKILLKDTGLEAIIQNNTIVIREKKLSSNGNNLGSVDILATTKDGASEQGYLVKNISGIGIWGSRSLQDTPYSMTVISEDLIENVQANDMAPIFKMNPITQDGGNNRTGNYKTIIRGFSSNNPIINGMPFVSGQSFTTMEDLERVEIISGATGFLYGGGRVGGAVNYVTKKPTIEDKRSITIGNYGGDQYYGHIDLGGQIDEEKIFGYRINALYQNGDSVDNIGKEQKFISTTIDFKPTDNFTMDLNYAHREQLRTNMKPSFNISSNTKRPILDVSKAYGSDWAQADEKNDRLMSSLKWDINDMFSLRSAFLYEKFNTEKQMGDQWIYTRTDGLYDVYNYKYPSNAQEYKGYSANIYLDSKFETFDINHILTVGYSENRQKYLRANNWTAYDYLEGLTLEQIKNSALPNEVLSDMGMGLSSKTKYKNILIGDDIVFNDQLSALIGFNYATIEDLSIWYGEKTSYNKSELTPTFSFIYKPFENLTTYVTYIESLEQGTVVGSSYNNTGEIFDPLVSNQYEVGAKYSLNENILLTSALFRIEKANSYEDNTTTPKPTLTQDGEQIHQGIELTITGKVTDSFTLFGGGTWMDLSVEKANDKALEGKKPTNAASKMAKIYAEYNIPQINGLTLTGGAYYTGEKYGDASNTDKIPSYTLYDIGARYKTKIDKYPTTFNLTVSNLTGKDYWASNTILGDPRSVAFSMKMEF, encoded by the coding sequence ATGAGTCTATTAAAAAAATCATTAATAGCACCAAGTCTAGCTTTACTTTTAGCTAGTAGTTTATATGCAAAGGATAAGTTTAATATAAGTACTACAAACTTAAGCGATGCCATACAACAAATATCTGAAACTGCAAAGATACCATATATTGTAGATATGAATATCTTAAAAAACAAAAGTGCAAATAAAGTAGAAGATGAAGAATCTTTAGAAGAAGCATTAAAAATACTTTTAAAAGATACAGGACTTGAAGCAATAATTCAAAATAATACGATAGTTATTAGAGAAAAAAAGTTATCAAGTAATGGAAATAATCTTGGAAGTGTAGATATCTTAGCTACTACAAAAGATGGAGCTTCTGAACAAGGATATTTAGTGAAAAATATTTCAGGTATTGGTATATGGGGAAGTAGAAGTTTACAAGATACTCCTTATTCAATGACAGTTATTTCAGAAGATTTAATTGAAAATGTTCAAGCAAATGATATGGCTCCTATTTTTAAGATGAATCCAATAACACAAGATGGTGGAAATAATAGAACTGGAAATTATAAAACTATAATAAGAGGGTTTTCTTCAAATAATCCTATTATAAATGGTATGCCTTTTGTTAGTGGACAAAGCTTTACAACAATGGAAGATTTAGAAAGAGTTGAGATTATAAGTGGAGCTACTGGATTTTTATATGGTGGAGGAAGAGTTGGAGGGGCTGTTAATTATGTCACTAAAAAACCAACTATTGAAGATAAAAGAAGTATTACCATTGGAAATTATGGAGGAGATCAATATTATGGACATATTGATTTAGGTGGACAAATTGATGAAGAAAAAATTTTTGGATATAGAATAAATGCTTTATATCAAAATGGTGATAGTGTAGATAATATTGGAAAAGAGCAAAAATTTATAAGTACAACCATTGATTTTAAACCAACAGATAACTTTACTATGGATTTAAACTATGCTCATAGAGAGCAATTAAGAACTAATATGAAACCTTCTTTTAACATAAGTAGTAATACAAAGCGTCCTATACTTGATGTTAGCAAAGCGTATGGTTCAGACTGGGCACAAGCTGATGAAAAAAATGATAGATTGATGTCGAGTTTAAAATGGGATATAAATGATATGTTTTCGCTAAGAAGTGCCTTTCTTTATGAAAAATTTAATACAGAAAAACAAATGGGAGATCAATGGATATATACAAGAACAGATGGACTATATGATGTTTATAACTATAAATATCCTTCTAATGCACAAGAATATAAAGGATATTCAGCAAATATTTATTTAGATAGTAAATTTGAAACTTTTGATATTAATCATATTTTAACAGTTGGTTATTCAGAAAATCGTCAAAAATATTTAAGGGCAAATAATTGGACAGCCTATGATTATTTAGAAGGGTTAACTTTAGAACAAATAAAAAATTCAGCTTTACCAAACGAAGTTTTATCAGATATGGGTATGGGGCTTTCTTCAAAAACTAAATATAAGAATATTTTAATAGGTGATGATATCGTTTTTAATGATCAATTGAGTGCTTTAATAGGATTTAATTATGCAACAATTGAAGATCTTTCAATATGGTATGGTGAAAAAACCTCATATAATAAATCAGAACTTACTCCAACATTTTCATTTATCTACAAACCTTTTGAAAATCTTACAACTTATGTTACATATATAGAAAGTTTAGAACAAGGAACAGTAGTTGGAAGCTCATATAATAATACTGGCGAAATTTTTGACCCGCTTGTAAGTAACCAATATGAAGTTGGGGCAAAATATAGTTTAAATGAAAATATTTTATTAACTAGTGCATTATTTAGAATAGAAAAAGCAAATTCTTATGAAGATAATACAACAACACCTAAGCCAACTCTAACACAAGATGGAGAACAAATACACCAAGGAATTGAGCTTACAATCACTGGAAAAGTTACAGATAGCTTTACTTTATTTGGTGGAGGAACTTGGATGGATTTAAGTGTTGAAAAAGCTAATGATAAAGCCCTTGAAGGTAAAAAACCTACTAATGCAGCTAGTAAAATGGCAAAAATATATGCAGAATATAATATTCCTCAAATTAATGGTTTAACCTTAACTGGTGGTGCATATTATACAGGTGAGAAATATGGAGATGCTTCAAATACAGATAAAATACCTTCATATACTTTATATGATATAGGTGCAAGATATAAAACAAAAATAGATAAATATCCTACAACTTTTAACTTAACAGTTTCAAATTTAACTGGAAAAGATTATTGGGCAAGTAATACAATTTTAGGTGATCCTAGAAGTGTTGCATTTTCTATGAAAATGGAGTTTTAA
- the hisA gene encoding 1-(5-phosphoribosyl)-5-[(5-phosphoribosylamino)methylideneamino]imidazole-4-carboxamide isomerase, which yields MDILPAIDLKDGKAVRLSKGLMDSAKIYSDEPWQVAKKFEELGSKWVHVVDLNGAFAGEPANLEQIRKIKENCNLKIEVGGGIRDEETIKMYVELGIDRLILGSIAVKDPQFVKDMASKYPIAVGIDAMNGMVAVEGWAEVSTMKATDLAKEFANAGVEAIICTDISKDGMLCGVNVEFTESIALASGVDTIASGGVKDINDITSCKANGNIAGVIVGKAFYEGTLDLEEGFKAL from the coding sequence ATGGATATTTTACCAGCAATTGATCTTAAAGATGGAAAAGCTGTAAGACTTAGCAAAGGACTTATGGATAGTGCAAAGATTTATTCAGATGAACCTTGGCAAGTTGCAAAGAAATTTGAAGAACTAGGAAGTAAGTGGGTTCATGTAGTTGATTTAAATGGTGCATTTGCAGGGGAACCAGCAAACTTAGAGCAAATTAGAAAAATCAAAGAGAACTGTAATCTAAAAATCGAAGTTGGTGGTGGAATCAGAGATGAAGAAACTATCAAAATGTATGTTGAACTTGGAATTGATAGACTTATCTTAGGTTCAATTGCAGTAAAAGATCCACAGTTTGTAAAAGATATGGCTTCAAAATATCCAATTGCTGTGGGAATTGATGCTATGAATGGAATGGTTGCAGTAGAAGGTTGGGCAGAAGTATCAACTATGAAAGCAACTGACTTAGCCAAAGAGTTTGCAAATGCTGGTGTTGAGGCAATTATTTGTACTGATATTTCAAAAGATGGAATGCTTTGTGGTGTAAATGTAGAGTTTACAGAGTCAATTGCACTTGCATCTGGTGTTGATACTATTGCTTCTGGTGGAGTAAAAGATATCAATGATATAACTTCTTGTAAAGCAAATGGAAATATTGCAGGTGTAATTGTAGGAAAAGCTTTTTATGAGGGGACACTTGACTTAGAAGAAGGTTTTAAAGCCTTATAA
- a CDS encoding RNA polymerase sigma factor, whose amino-acid sequence MIEHYKELLYYIKKNVSDSELAKDILHETYEKVILVEKEKVIKDKRAFLYKVAKNIIIDKVREKNKIKEIPYEENEFTVKTSQPDEIVIEQDRKKLLMSELNKLPKMRKEVFVLHVFEGYSRKEVSKLLGISLVAVEKHISRASIELKEKIRRKES is encoded by the coding sequence ATGATTGAACATTATAAAGAATTGTTATACTATATCAAAAAAAATGTATCTGATTCTGAACTTGCAAAAGATATTTTACATGAAACATATGAAAAAGTAATCTTGGTAGAAAAAGAAAAAGTTATAAAAGATAAAAGAGCTTTTTTATATAAAGTTGCAAAAAATATTATAATAGATAAAGTAAGAGAAAAAAATAAAATAAAAGAAATACCTTATGAAGAAAATGAGTTTACTGTAAAAACTTCCCAACCTGATGAAATAGTAATAGAACAAGATAGAAAAAAGCTTTTAATGAGTGAATTAAATAAACTTCCTAAAATGAGAAAAGAAGTCTTCGTTTTACATGTTTTTGAAGGTTATAGTAGAAAAGAGGTTTCAAAACTACTTGGAATATCACTTGTTGCAGTTGAAAAACATATTTCAAGAGCTAGTATTGAACTTAAAGAAAAAATAAGAAGAAAAGAGAGTTAA
- a CDS encoding ArsR/SmtB family transcription factor, with protein MTEECCDHSLEVEKVKKTLIEEETLYDVAELFKAFADTTRIKIISVLKEEELCVGAISELINVSQSAVSHQLRVLKNSKIVKPRREGKQMYYSLDDEHIKKIYDMGLEHITKG; from the coding sequence ATGACTGAAGAATGTTGTGATCACTCATTAGAGGTAGAAAAAGTAAAAAAAACTTTAATAGAAGAAGAGACCTTATATGATGTTGCAGAGCTTTTTAAGGCTTTTGCAGATACTACAAGAATCAAAATAATTTCAGTTTTAAAAGAAGAAGAGTTATGTGTAGGTGCTATAAGTGAACTTATAAATGTAAGTCAATCAGCAGTTTCTCATCAACTAAGAGTATTAAAAAATTCAAAAATAGTAAAACCAAGAAGAGAGGGTAAGCAAATGTATTATTCTCTTGATGATGAACATATCAAAAAAATATATGATATGGGATTAGAGCATATAACAAAAGGCTAA
- a CDS encoding MFS transporter, with translation MPLKKINPDNIYNKLVNEEDARVCKAIDEKACKVVPGNFLLTIISYFFNKLADAVANAKVVLPWIMESLNVPLFLISFLVPIKESGSLLPQLFIAAYVRKLPIRKWVWSLGTFLQALCMFGIAIVTWNMEGLNAGLAIIALLIAMSLARGLCSVAAKDVVGKTIPKTRRGALNGLSAMLAGLLVVVLGVYFLLNGEKPFSAQNFGVLLSLAGFFWILASITYGQIKEYPGETDGGGNAFTIAMKKLSILKTDKPFRLFVITRALFLCSVLSAPFFVIIAQQNSDANAYLLGLFILSSGLADLLSANFWGKFSDVSSKRVMIIGATIATTVGFVVFFIDFFYKELFSIIWIMPIIYFILSIGYQGIRIGRKTYITDLAEGNKRTDYVAVSNTLIGFILLLSGLIGTLSSFIGLGGIILVLSLIGVLAIYLAKQLPEVEED, from the coding sequence ATGCCTTTAAAAAAAATCAATCCTGATAATATTTACAATAAACTTGTAAATGAAGAAGATGCCAGAGTTTGTAAAGCTATTGATGAAAAAGCTTGCAAGGTAGTTCCTGGCAACTTCCTTCTTACTATTATCTCTTATTTTTTTAATAAACTTGCAGATGCAGTTGCAAATGCAAAAGTTGTCTTACCTTGGATAATGGAGAGTTTAAATGTTCCATTATTTCTTATTAGTTTTTTAGTTCCCATAAAAGAATCAGGTTCCCTACTTCCACAACTTTTTATAGCAGCATATGTTAGAAAACTTCCCATTAGAAAGTGGGTTTGGTCTTTAGGAACTTTTTTACAAGCTTTATGTATGTTTGGTATAGCTATTGTTACTTGGAATATGGAAGGCTTAAATGCAGGTCTTGCAATCATTGCTTTACTTATTGCTATGAGTTTAGCAAGGGGTTTATGCTCTGTTGCTGCAAAAGATGTAGTAGGAAAAACGATTCCTAAAACAAGGCGTGGAGCATTAAATGGTCTGTCTGCTATGCTTGCTGGTTTACTTGTTGTAGTACTGGGTGTTTATTTTTTATTAAATGGTGAAAAACCATTTTCAGCACAAAACTTTGGGGTTTTACTTTCACTTGCAGGATTCTTTTGGATATTGGCTTCTATTACCTATGGTCAAATAAAAGAGTATCCAGGAGAAACGGATGGTGGAGGAAATGCCTTTACTATTGCAATGAAAAAACTTTCTATTTTAAAAACAGATAAACCTTTTAGGCTTTTTGTTATCACAAGGGCTTTATTTCTTTGTTCTGTTTTGTCTGCACCTTTTTTTGTAATTATTGCTCAACAAAATAGCGATGCAAATGCTTATTTACTTGGTCTTTTTATTTTATCAAGTGGTTTAGCAGATTTATTATCTGCAAACTTTTGGGGTAAATTTTCTGATGTATCAAGTAAAAGAGTTATGATTATTGGAGCAACAATTGCCACAACAGTTGGCTTTGTTGTGTTTTTTATAGACTTCTTTTACAAAGAGTTATTTTCTATCATTTGGATTATGCCTATTATCTATTTTATTTTAAGTATTGGGTATCAAGGTATTAGAATAGGTAGAAAAACTTATATTACTGATTTGGCAGAAGGAAATAAAAGAACAGACTACGTTGCAGTAAGTAATACTTTAATAGGCTTTATCTTACTTTTAAGTGGTCTAATTGGAACACTTAGTTCTTTTATTGGTCTTGGTGGAATAATTCTTGTTCTATCTCTTATAGGGGTACTTGCAATATACTTAGCAAAACAACTTCCAGAAGTTGAAGAGGATTAA
- a CDS encoding FecR family protein, whose translation MTKKEQIEEQASHWVSLELEGQNLYKNKDFLSWIKENDSHKIAFEEEKKFINELHCLPKDFIDELKNEVNESIEQRNKKRQSKNKFLKIFTSISSAACIAFVLYLSFFMENITFSKQYLASNKVLKNITLPDNSKITLNTNTKIDVKYYERKREIFLSEGKAVFDVEANKQRPFIIKTQRVDITVLGTKFEVINSKNQIQVNVTEGVVKVTNPHFHDSLLVRVEKAQSATLDKYSNLKKLEKIDIKKVAPWSEGKFSFYQESIENIIKEFSKYIDIDVKIENEKIASLPISGNFSANSFDDFLKVLPLVHPITVKEEKGKILIKDNI comes from the coding sequence ATGACAAAAAAAGAACAAATTGAAGAACAAGCTAGTCATTGGGTAAGTTTAGAACTTGAAGGGCAAAATTTATATAAAAATAAAGATTTTTTATCATGGATAAAAGAAAATGACTCGCATAAAATAGCTTTTGAAGAAGAAAAAAAATTTATAAATGAATTACACTGTTTACCTAAAGACTTTATAGATGAGTTAAAAAATGAAGTTAATGAAAGTATAGAACAAAGAAACAAAAAAAGACAGAGTAAAAATAAATTTCTTAAGATATTTACTTCAATTTCTAGTGCTGCATGTATTGCTTTTGTTTTATATCTTTCTTTTTTTATGGAAAATATCACTTTTTCAAAACAATACTTAGCTTCTAATAAAGTCTTGAAAAATATTACTTTGCCAGATAATTCAAAAATAACTTTAAACACAAATACAAAAATAGATGTAAAATACTATGAAAGAAAAAGAGAAATATTTTTATCAGAGGGAAAAGCAGTATTTGATGTGGAAGCAAATAAACAAAGACCCTTTATAATAAAAACACAAAGAGTAGATATAACTGTTTTAGGCACAAAGTTTGAAGTAATTAATAGTAAAAACCAAATCCAAGTAAATGTTACTGAAGGAGTTGTTAAAGTTACTAATCCCCATTTTCATGATAGTTTATTAGTACGAGTTGAAAAAGCACAAAGTGCAACTTTGGATAAGTATTCAAATTTAAAAAAACTAGAAAAAATTGATATAAAAAAAGTTGCTCCTTGGAGTGAGGGGAAATTTAGTTTTTATCAAGAAAGTATAGAAAATATTATAAAAGAGTTTTCAAAATATATTGATATAGATGTAAAAATAGAAAATGAAAAAATAGCCTCACTTCCTATAAGTGGAAATTTCTCTGCAAATAGTTTTGATGATTTTTTAAAAGTATTACCTTTGGTTCATCCTATAACTGTGAAAGAAGAAAAGGGTAAAATCCTAATAAAAGATAATATTTAA
- a CDS encoding phosphoribosyltransferase family protein, which translates to MKCISCERFSLSIICKECQNKILQASFHKRELEKGFYNYSFYSYNEIENFINSKYYFHGDRIFNTLAKLSFKKFAQNFKYDELIYSIGIDEHTRHDFSQTAILSKHLKSKYIKPLYGKCKATNIVKYAGRDLEFRKKNKRKFNVNISNKTIILVDDLITTGTTILEAKKACEAKNNQVLFCLTLADAKI; encoded by the coding sequence ATGAAGTGTATATCATGTGAAAGATTTTCCTTATCTATTATTTGTAAAGAATGCCAAAATAAAATACTTCAAGCTTCTTTTCATAAAAGAGAACTTGAAAAAGGTTTTTATAATTATTCTTTTTATTCATATAATGAAATTGAGAATTTTATAAATTCAAAATATTATTTCCATGGAGATAGAATATTTAATACTCTAGCAAAACTATCTTTTAAAAAATTTGCACAAAATTTCAAATATGATGAACTAATATATTCAATTGGAATAGATGAACATACAAGACATGACTTTTCTCAAACTGCAATTTTATCAAAGCATCTAAAATCAAAATATATAAAACCTCTTTATGGAAAATGCAAAGCTACAAATATAGTAAAATATGCTGGACGAGATTTGGAATTTAGAAAGAAAAATAAAAGAAAATTTAATGTAAATATATCAAATAAAACTATTATCTTAGTAGATGATTTAATAACAACAGGAACAACTATCCTTGAAGCAAAAAAAGCTTGTGAAGCAAAAAATAACCAAGTACTCTTCTGCTTAACCCTAGCTGATGCAAAAATTTAG
- the hisH gene encoding imidazole glycerol phosphate synthase subunit HisH — protein sequence MVGIIDYNMGNLASVYNACHLLDEKATFIKDPNDLKNFDRIILPGVGAFGDAMENLNQTGMKEAIYEFAKSGKPMIGICLGMQLLFESSEEFGTNKGLGLIDGKVVKFDKSKMNEDTKVPHMGWNVIKTSNEHTLFEGLENPYLYFVHSYHAVTDPKNVIGTTEYGYDFVSAVHKENIYGFQPHPEKSHDNGLKILKNFMNIK from the coding sequence ATGGTTGGAATTATTGATTACAATATGGGAAATCTTGCTTCAGTTTACAATGCCTGTCATCTACTTGATGAAAAAGCTACTTTTATAAAAGACCCAAATGATTTAAAAAACTTTGATAGAATAATTTTACCAGGTGTTGGTGCCTTTGGTGATGCAATGGAAAACCTTAATCAAACTGGAATGAAAGAAGCTATTTATGAATTTGCTAAAAGTGGAAAGCCTATGATTGGTATTTGCCTTGGAATGCAACTTCTTTTTGAAAGTTCTGAAGAGTTTGGAACAAATAAAGGATTAGGTTTAATAGATGGAAAAGTTGTAAAATTTGATAAATCAAAAATGAATGAAGACACAAAAGTTCCACATATGGGTTGGAATGTAATCAAAACTTCAAATGAACATACACTATTTGAAGGATTAGAAAACCCTTATTTATATTTTGTACACTCATACCATGCAGTTACAGATCCTAAAAATGTAATTGGAACAACAGAGTATGGATATGACTTTGTAAGTGCAGTACATAAAGAAAACATCTATGGTTTTCAACCACATCCAGAAAAATCACACGATAATGGATTAAAAATACTTAAAAATTTTATGAATATTAAATAG